A region of Arabidopsis thaliana chromosome 5, partial sequence DNA encodes the following proteins:
- a CDS encoding Subtilisin-like serine endopeptidase family protein (Subtilisin-like serine endopeptidase family protein; FUNCTIONS IN: identical protein binding, serine-type endopeptidase activity; INVOLVED IN: proteolysis, negative regulation of catalytic activity; LOCATED IN: endomembrane system; CONTAINS InterPro DOMAIN/s: Peptidase S8/S53, subtilisin/kexin/sedolisin (InterPro:IPR000209), Proteinase inhibitor I9, subtilisin propeptide (InterPro:IPR010259), Peptidase S8, subtilisin-related (InterPro:IPR015500), Peptidase S8/S53, subtilisin, active site (InterPro:IPR022398); BEST Arabidopsis thaliana protein match is: Subtilase family protein (TAIR:AT5G58840.1); Has 30201 Blast hits to 17322 proteins in 780 species: Archae - 12; Bacteria - 1396; Metazoa - 17338; Fungi - 3422; Plants - 5037; Viruses - 0; Other Eukaryotes - 2996 (source: NCBI BLink).): MAKRDYFCFVVLFLSSVSAVIDDPQNKQVYVVYMGSLPSLLEYTPLSHHMSILQEVTGDSSVEGRLVRSYKRSFNGFAARLTESERIRVAEMEGVVSVFPNINYKLQTTASWDFLGLKEGKNTKRNLAIESDTIIGFIDSGIWPESESFSDKGFGPPPKKWKGVCSGGKNFTCNNKLIGARDYTSEGTRDLQGHGTHTASTAAGNAVADASFFGIGNGTARGGVPASRIAAYKVCSEKDCTAASLLSAFDDAIADGVDLISISLASEFPQKYYKDAIAIGAFHANVKGILTVNSAGNSGSFPSTTASVAPWILSVAASNTNRGFFTKVVLGNGKTLVGRSVNSFDLKGKKYPLVYGDNFNESLVQGKILVSKFPTSSKVAVGSILIDDYQHYALLSSKPFSLLPPDDFDSLVSYINSTRSPQGTFLKTEAFFNQTAPTVASFSSRGPNFIAVDLLKPDISAPGVEILAAYSPLGSPSEEESDKRRVKYSVMSGTSMSCPHVAGVAAYIRTFHPKWSPSVIQSAIMTTAWPMKPNRPGFASTEFAYGAGHVDQIAAINPGLVYELDKADHIAFLCGLNYTSKTLHLIAGEAVTCSGNTLPRNLNYPSMSAKIDGYNSSFTVTFKRTVTNLGTPNSTYKSKIVLNHGAKLVKVSPSVLSFKRVNEKQSFTVTFSGNLNLNLPTSANLIWSDGTHNVRSVIVVYTT; the protein is encoded by the exons atggcGAAACgagattatttttgtttcgttgTCTTGTTTTTGAGTTCAGTCTCAGCAGTCATAGATGATCCTCAAAATAAACAA GTGTATGTTGTCTACATGGGCTCACTTCCGTCTTTACTGGAATACACACCACTGTCGCATCATATGAGTATTCTTCAAGAAGTCACCGGAGATAG TTCGGTGGAAGGTCGTTTGGTGAGAAGTTACAAGAGGAGTTTCAACGGTTTCGCGGCCCGACTCACTGAGTCAGAACGAATAAGAGTAGCCG AAATGGAGGGAGTTGTGTCTGTGTTTCCGAACATTAACTACAAACTCCAAACGACGGCGTCTTGGGATTTCTTGGGGTTGAAGGAAGGAAAAAATACAAAGCGAAACTTGGCCATAGAAAGTGATACTATTATCGGATTCATCGACAGTGGGATTTGGCCAGAATCCGAGAGCTTTTCTGATAAAGGCTTTGGTCCTCCTCCTAAGAAATGGAAAGGTGTTTGTTCCGGCGGCAAAAACTTCACTTGCAACAA CAAGTTGATCGGAGCAAGAGACTACACAAGCGAAGGCACTAGGGACCTCCAAGGTCACGGTACTCACACAGCGTCCACAGCGGCTGGAAACGCAGTTGCGGACGCAAGCTTCTTTGGAATAGGCAATGGAACGGCAAGAGGCGGTGTTCCAGCCTCTAGAATCGCAGCTTACAAAGTCTGCTCAGAGAAAGATTGTACCGCGGCATCTCTACTGTCTGCCTTCGATGATGCGATAGCAGACGGTGTTGACCTCATCAGCATCTCTCTCGCGTCAGAATTTCCCCAAAAGTACTATAAGGATGCGATAGCGATTGGGGCTTTTCACGCTAATGTCAAAGGGATTCTTACTGTGAATTCAGCCGGTAATTCCGGTTCGTTTCCATCCACAACCGCGAGCGTAGCGCCGTGGATATTATCGGTTGCAGCCAGCAACACGAACCGTGGGTTTTTCACCAAAGTTGTTCTGGGAAACGGCAAGACACTTGTC GGAAGATCAGTGAATTCTTTTGATCTGAAAGGAAAGAAGTATCCTCTTGTGTACGGAGATAATTTCAACGAATCTCTTGTGCAAGGAAAGATCTTGGTTTCCAAATTCCCAACTAGTTCAAAAGTAGCTGTTGGATCCATACTTATAGACGACTATCAACACTATGCTTTACTTAGCTCCAAGCCCTTCAGTCTTCTACCACCAGACGACTTTGACTCTCTCGTCTCTTACATTAACTCCACAAG GTCCCCGCAAGGGACTTTTCTTAAAACTGAGGCATTCTTTAATCAGACAGCTCCTACAGttgcttccttctcttctcgtGGTCCTAACTTCATCGCTGTTGATCTTCTTAAg CCAGATATATCAGCACCAGGAGTGGAGATTCTCGCAGCCTATTCACCTTTGGGTTCACCATCTGAGGAAGAGAGCGATAAAAGACGTGTAAAGTACTCTGTTATGTCGGGAACTTCTATGTCTTGTCCGCACGTTGCAGGTGTGGCTGCGTACATCAGGACTTTCCATCCAAAATGGTCTCCTTCCGTTATCCAATCTGCCATCATGACAACCG CTTGGCCAATGAAACCTAATAGACCTGGCTTTGCATCAACCGAGTTTGCTTATGGAGCTGGACATGTCGACCAAATAGCCGCTATTAACCCTGGACTCGTCTATGAATTAGACAAAGCAGACCACATCGCCTTTCTTTGCGGTTTGAACTACACTTCGAAAACCCTTCATCTCATCGCCGGTGAAGCCGTTACTTGCAGTGGAAATACCTTACCAAGAAACCTCAACTATCCTTCAATGTCAGCTAAAATTGATGGATATAATAGCTCCTTCACCGTGACTTTCAAAAGAACCGTCACCAATCTCGGTACCCCCAACTCTACGTACAAATCCAAGATCGTCTTAAATCACGGAGCTAAGCTCGTCAAGGTCTCGCCTagtgttctttcttttaaaaggGTGAACGAAAAACAGTCTTTCACAGTAACTTTTTCAGGCAATCTCAACCTAAATCTACCTACATCTGCAAATCTAATCTGGTCTGATGGAACACATAACGTGAGAAGTGTGATTGTTGTCTACACAACGTGA
- a CDS encoding Subtilisin-like serine endopeptidase family protein (Subtilisin-like serine endopeptidase family protein; FUNCTIONS IN: identical protein binding, serine-type endopeptidase activity; INVOLVED IN: proteolysis, negative regulation of catalytic activity; LOCATED IN: endomembrane system; EXPRESSED IN: central cell, embryo, sperm cell; EXPRESSED DURING: C globular stage; CONTAINS InterPro DOMAIN/s: Peptidase S8/S53, subtilisin/kexin/sedolisin (InterPro:IPR000209), Peptidase S8, subtilisin-related (InterPro:IPR015500), Peptidase S8/S53, subtilisin, active site (InterPro:IPR022398), Proteinase inhibitor I9, subtilisin propeptide (InterPro:IPR010259); BEST Arabidopsis thaliana protein match is: Subtilase family protein (TAIR:AT5G58840.1); Has 6856 Blast hits to 6210 proteins in 1069 species: Archae - 223; Bacteria - 4024; Metazoa - 48; Fungi - 225; Plants - 1878; Viruses - 0; Other Eukaryotes - 458 (source: NCBI BLink).), with protein sequence MVKRASFCLLSCLIILFLSSVSAIIYDPQDKQVYVVYMGSLPSQPNYTPMSNHINILQEVTGESSIEGRLVRSYKRSFNGFSALLTESEREGVAEMEGVVSVFRSKNYKLQTTASWDFMGMKEGKNTKRNFAVESDTIIGFIDSGIWPESESFSDKGFGPPPKKWKGVCKGGKNFTCNNKLIGARDYTSEGTRDLQGHGTHTTSTAAGNAVADTSFFGIGNGTARGGVPASRVAAYKVCTITGCSDDNVLSAFDDAIADGVDLISVSLGGDYPSLYAEDTIAIGAFHAMAKGILTVHSAGNAGPNPTTVVSVAPWMLTVAATTTNRRFLTKVVLGNGKTLVGKSVNAFDLKGKKYPLEYGDYLNESLVKGKILVSRYLSGSEVAVSFITTDNKDYASISSRPLSVLSQDDFDSLVSYINSTRSPQGSVLKTEAIFNQLSPKVASFSSRGPNTIAVDILKPDISAPGVEILAAYSPLSLPSEDRRDKRRVKYSVLSGTSMACPHVTGVAAYIKTFHPDWSPSVIQSAIMTTAWQMNATGTGAESTEFAYGAGHVDPIAAINPGLVYELNKTDHISFLCGMNYTSKTLKLISGDAVICSGKTLQRNLNYPSMSAKLSESNSSFTVTFKRTVTNLGTANSTYKSKIVLNHGSKLNVKVSPSVLSMKSLKEKQSFTVTVSGSNIDPKLPSSANLIWSDGTHNVRSPIVVYIDGY encoded by the exons ATGGTGAAACGAGCTTCCTTTTGTCTCCTCTCATGTCtcattatattgtttttgagttCAGTCTCAGCAATTATATATGATCCTCAAGATAAACAA GTGTATGTTGTCTATATGGGCTCACTTCCGTCTCAACCAAACTACACACCAATGTCGAATCACATAAATATTCTTCAAGAGGTCACCGGAGAAAG TTCCATAGAAGGTCGTTTGGTGAGAAGTTACAAGAGGAGTTTCAACGGTTTCTCGGCCCTACTCACTGAGTCAGAACGAGAGGGAGTAGCCG AAATGGAGGGAGTTGTGTCTGTGTTCCGGAGTAAGAACTACAAACTCCAAACGACGGCGTCTTGGGACTTCATGGGAATGAAGGAAGGTAAGAATACAAAGAGAAACTTCGCCGTAGAGAGTGATACTATTATCGGATTCATCGACAGTGGGATTTGGCCAGAATCCGAGAGCTTTTCTGATAAAGGCTTTGGTCCTCCTCCTAAGAAATGGAAAGGTGTTTGTAAAGGTGGCAAAAACTTTACTTGTAACAA CAAGTTGATCGGAGCAAGAGACTACACAAGCGAAGGCACTAGGGACCTCCAAGGACATGGTACTCACACAACGTCCACAGCGGCTGGAAACGCAGTTGCGGATACAAGCTTCTTTGGAATAGGCAATGGAACAGCGAGAGGCGGTGTTCCAGCCTCTAGAGTCGCAGCTTACAAAGTCTGCACCATAACAGGGTGTAGCGATGATAACGTACTGTCTGCGTTTGATGATGCGATCGCAGACGGTGTTGACCTCATCAGCGTCTCTCTCGGGGGAGATTACCCTTCCTTATATGCAGAGGACACAATTGCGATTGGGGCTTTTCACGCTATGGCCAAAGGGATTCTCACTGTGCACTCAGCCGGTAACGCTGGTCCGAATCCGACCACAGTTGTGAGCGTAGCGCCGTGGATGTTAACGGTTGCAGCAACCACCACCAACCGTAGGTTTTTAACCAAAGTTGTTCTTGGAAATGGCAAGACACTTGTT GGGAAATCAGTGAATGCTTTTGATCTGAAAGGAAAGAAGTATCCTCTTGAGTACGGAGATTATTTGAACGAATCTCTGGTGAAAGGAAAGATCTTGGTTTCCAGATACTTAAGTGGGTCAGAAGTAGCTGTTTCATTCATAACTACAGACAACAAAGACTATGCATCTATTAGCTCTCGGCCCCTCTCTGTTTTATCACAAGATGACTTTGACTCTCTCGTCTCTTACATTAACTCCACAAG GTCCCCGCAAGGGTCTGTTCTTAAAACTGAGGCAATCTTTAATCAGTTATCTCCTAAAgttgcttctttctcttcccgCGGTCCAAACACTATTGCGGTTGATATTCTTAAG CCAGATATATCAGCACCAGGAGTGGAGATTCTCGCTGCGTATTCACCTTTGAGTTTACCATCTGAGGACAGGCGCGATAAAAGACGTGTAAAGTACTCTGTACTGTCCGGAACTTCTATGGCTTGTCCACACGTTACAGGCGTGGCTGCGTACATCAAGACATTTCATCCTGATTGGTCTCCTTCCGTAATCCAATCTGCCATCATGACAACCG CTTGGCAGATGAATGCTACTGGAACTGGGGCTGAATCGACCGAGTTTGCTTATGGAGCTGGCCATGTCGACCCAATAGCCGCTATAAATCCTGGACTTGTCTATGAGTTGAACAAAACAGACCACATCTCCTTTCTCTGCGGCATGAACTACACTTCGAAAACCCTTAAACTAATTTCAGGTGATGCCGTCATTTGCAGTGgaaaaacattacaaagaaACCTCAACTATCCTTCGATGTCAGCTAAACTTTCGGAATCTAATAGCTCCTTCACCGTGACTTTCAAAAGAACCGTCACCAACCTTGGTACCGCCAACTCTACATACAAATCAAAGATTGTCTTAAATCATGGATCTAAGCTCAATGTCAAGGTTTCGCCTAGTGTCCTTTCTATGAAATCGTTGAAGGAAAAGCAATCTTTCACAGTGACTGTTTCGGGCAGCAATATCGACCCAAAACTGCCTTCGTCTGCAAATCTAATATGGTCTGATGGAACACATAACGTGAGAAGCCCCATTGTTGTGTATATTGATGGTTACTGA
- a CDS encoding Subtilase family protein (Subtilase family protein; FUNCTIONS IN: identical protein binding, serine-type endopeptidase activity; INVOLVED IN: proteolysis, negative regulation of catalytic activity; LOCATED IN: endomembrane system; EXPRESSED IN: stamen; EXPRESSED DURING: 4 anthesis; CONTAINS InterPro DOMAIN/s: Peptidase S8/S53, subtilisin/kexin/sedolisin (InterPro:IPR000209), Proteinase inhibitor I9, subtilisin propeptide (InterPro:IPR010259), Peptidase S8/S53, subtilisin, active site (InterPro:IPR022398), Peptidase S8, subtilisin-related (InterPro:IPR015500); BEST Arabidopsis thaliana protein match is: Subtilisin-like serine endopeptidase family protein (TAIR:AT5G58830.1); Has 35333 Blast hits to 34131 proteins in 2444 species: Archae - 798; Bacteria - 22429; Metazoa - 974; Fungi - 991; Plants - 531; Viruses - 0; Other Eukaryotes - 9610 (source: NCBI BLink).): MARRADSFCLISCVLVSFVISVSAVTDDSQDKQVYVVYMGSLPSSRLEYTPMSHHMSILQEVTGESSVEGRLVRSYKRSFNGFAARLTESERERVAEMEGVVSVFPDINYKLQTTASWDFLGLKEGKNTKRNLAIESDTIIGFIDSGIWPESESFSDKGFGPPPKKWKGVCSAGKNFTCNNKLIGARDYTNEGTRDIEGHGTHTASTAAGNAVKNTSFYGIGNGTARGGVPASRIAAYKACSEMGCTTESVLSAFDDAIADGVDLISISLGANLVRTYETDPIAIGAFHAMVKGILTVQSAGNGGPNPGSVMSVAPWILTVAASNTNRGFVTKVVLGNGKTFVGKSLNAFDLKGKNYPLYGGSTDGPLLRGKILVSEDKVSSEIVVANINENYHDYAYVSILPSSALSKDDFDSVISYVNSTKSPHGTVLKSEAIFNQAAPKVAGFSSRGPNTIAVDILKPDVTAPGVEILAAFSPLNSPAQDKRDNRHVKYSVLSGTSMSCPHVAGVAAYIKTFHPEWSPSMIQSAIMTTAWPMNATGTAVASTEFAYGAGHVDPIAAINPGLVYEIGKSDHIAFLCGLNYNATSLKLIAGEAVTCTGKTLPRNLNYPSMSAKLPKSESSFIVTFNRTVTNVGTPNSTYKSKIVLNHGSNLKVEVSPSVLSMKSVKEKQSFTVTVSGSNIDPKLPSSANLIWSDGTHNVRSPIVVYTYSVSD; the protein is encoded by the exons atggCGAGACGAGCAGATTCGTTTTGTCTCATATCATGTGTTCTTGTCTCGTTTGTAATTTCAGTCTCTGCAGTGACAGATGATTCTCAAGATAAACAA GTGTATGTTGTCTACATGGGCTCACTTCCGTCGTCTCGACTGGAATACACACCAATGTCGCATCATATGAGTATTCTTCAAGAGGTCACCGGAGAAAG TTCGGTGGAAGGTCGTTTGGTGAGAAGTTACAAGAGGAGTTTCAACGGTTTTGCGGCCCGACTCACTGAGTCAGAACGAGAAAGAGTAGCCG aAATGGAGGGAGTTGTGTCTGTGTTTCCGGACATTAACTACAAACTCCAAACGACGGCGTCTTGGGATTTCTTGGGGTTGAAGGAAGGAAAAAATACAAAGCGAAACTTGGCCATAGAAAGTGATACTATTATCGGATTCATCGACAGTGGGATTTGGCCAGAATCCGAGAGCTTTTCTGATAAAGGCTTTGGTCCTCCTCCTAAGAAATGGAAAGGTGTTTGTTCCGCCGGCAAAAACTTCACTTGTAACAA CAAGTTGATTGGAGCAAGAGACTATACAAACGAAGGCACCAGGGACATTGAAGGCCACGGTACACACACAGCCTCAACAGCGGCTGGAAACGCAGTTAAGAACACAAGTTTCTACGGAATCGGTAATGGAACTGCGAGAGGTGGCGTTCCAGCCTCAAGAATCGCAGCTTACAAAGCCTGTAGCGAGATGGGGTGTACCACTGAATCTGTACTATCGGCGTTCGATGATGCGATAGCAGACGGTGTTGACCTCATCAGCATCTCTCTCGGGGCAAACTTAGTCCGCACGTACGAAACGGACCCGATAGCGATTGGGGCTTTTCACGCTATGGTCAAAGGTATTCTCACTGTGCAGTCAGCTGGTAACGGTGGTCCGAATCCGGGCTCAGTCATGAGTGTAGCACCATGGATCTTGACAGTTGCAGCAAGCAACACCAACCGTGGGTTTGTCACCAAAGTTGTACTCGGAAACGGCAAGACATTTGTC GGGAAATCATTGAACGCTTTTGATTTAAAAGGAAAGAATTATCCTCTGTATGGAGGTTCTACTGATGGACCTCTGCTTAGAGGGAAAATCTTGGTGAGTGAAGATAAAGTTAGTTCAGAAATCGTTGTTGcaaacataaatgaaaattacCATGACTATGCCTACGTTAGCATTCTGCCCTCCTCTGCTCTGTCAAAAGATGACTTTGACTCTGTCATCTCTTACGTTAACTCCACGAA GTCCCCGCACGGGACTGTTCTAAAAAGTGAAGCAATCTTTAACCAGGCAGCTCCTAAAGTTGCTGGATTCTCTTCTCGCGGTCCAAACACTATTGCGGTTGATATACTTAAG CCAGATGTAACAGCACCAGGAGTGGAGATTCTCGCTGCGTTTTCACCTTTGAATTCACCAGCTCAAGACAAAAGAGATAATAGACATGTAAAGTACTCTGTTCTGTCGGGAACTTCAATGTCTTGTCCACACGTTGCAGGCGTGGCTGCGTACATCAAGACGTTTCATCCTGAATGGTCTCCTTCCATGATCCAATCTGCCATCATGACAACTG CTTGGCCGATGAATGCTACCGGAACTGCGGTTGCATCAACCGAGTTTGCTTATGGAGCTGGACATGTTGACCCAATAGCAGCTATAAATCCAGGTCTCGTTTATGAAATAGGCAAATCAGACCACATCGCCTTTCTCTGTGGTTTGAACTACAATGCGACTTCTCTAAAACTCATCGCTGGTGAAGCTGTCACTTGCACTGGCAAGACCTTACCAAGAAACCTAAACTACCCTTCAATGTCAGCTAAATTGCCGAAATCTGAAAGCTCCTTCATCGTGACTTTCAACAGAACCGTAACCAACGTAGGTACCCCAAACTCAACATACAAATCAAAGATTGTCTTAAATCACGGATCTAACCTCAAAGTCGAGGTCTCCCCAAGTGTTCTATCTATGAAGTCAGTGAAGGAGAAGCAGTCTTTTACAGTGACTGTTTCAGGGAGCAATATCGACCCAAAACTGCCTTCTTCTGCAAATCTAATATGGTCTGATGGAACCCATAACGTGAGAAGCCCCATTGTTGTTTATACTTATAGTGTTAGTGACTGA
- a CDS encoding Subtilase family protein: MARRADSFCLISCVLVSFVISVSAVTDDSQDKQVYVVYMGSLPSSRLEYTPMSHHMSILQEVTGESSVEGRLVRSYKRSFNGFAARLTESERERVAEMEGVVSVFPDINYKLQTTASWDFLGLKEGKNTKRNLAIESDTIIGFIDSGIWPESESFSDKGFGPPPKKWKGVCSAGKNFTCNNKLIGARDYTNEGTRDIEGHGTHTASTAAGNAVKNTSFYGIGNGTARGGVPASRIAAYKACSEMGCTTESVLSAFDDAIADGVDLISISLGANLVRTYETDPIAIGAFHAMVKGILTVQSAGNGGPNPGSVMSVAPWILTVAASNTNRGFVTKVVLGNGKTFVGKSLNAFDLKGKNYPLYGGSTDGPLLRGKILVSEDKVSSEIVVANINENYHDYAYVSILPSSALSKDDFDSVISYVNSTKSPHGTVLKSEAIFNQAAPKVAGFSSRGPNTIAVDILKVYNIYMLLILFYYHFLT, from the exons atggCGAGACGAGCAGATTCGTTTTGTCTCATATCATGTGTTCTTGTCTCGTTTGTAATTTCAGTCTCTGCAGTGACAGATGATTCTCAAGATAAACAA GTGTATGTTGTCTACATGGGCTCACTTCCGTCGTCTCGACTGGAATACACACCAATGTCGCATCATATGAGTATTCTTCAAGAGGTCACCGGAGAAAG TTCGGTGGAAGGTCGTTTGGTGAGAAGTTACAAGAGGAGTTTCAACGGTTTTGCGGCCCGACTCACTGAGTCAGAACGAGAAAGAGTAGCCG aAATGGAGGGAGTTGTGTCTGTGTTTCCGGACATTAACTACAAACTCCAAACGACGGCGTCTTGGGATTTCTTGGGGTTGAAGGAAGGAAAAAATACAAAGCGAAACTTGGCCATAGAAAGTGATACTATTATCGGATTCATCGACAGTGGGATTTGGCCAGAATCCGAGAGCTTTTCTGATAAAGGCTTTGGTCCTCCTCCTAAGAAATGGAAAGGTGTTTGTTCCGCCGGCAAAAACTTCACTTGTAACAA CAAGTTGATTGGAGCAAGAGACTATACAAACGAAGGCACCAGGGACATTGAAGGCCACGGTACACACACAGCCTCAACAGCGGCTGGAAACGCAGTTAAGAACACAAGTTTCTACGGAATCGGTAATGGAACTGCGAGAGGTGGCGTTCCAGCCTCAAGAATCGCAGCTTACAAAGCCTGTAGCGAGATGGGGTGTACCACTGAATCTGTACTATCGGCGTTCGATGATGCGATAGCAGACGGTGTTGACCTCATCAGCATCTCTCTCGGGGCAAACTTAGTCCGCACGTACGAAACGGACCCGATAGCGATTGGGGCTTTTCACGCTATGGTCAAAGGTATTCTCACTGTGCAGTCAGCTGGTAACGGTGGTCCGAATCCGGGCTCAGTCATGAGTGTAGCACCATGGATCTTGACAGTTGCAGCAAGCAACACCAACCGTGGGTTTGTCACCAAAGTTGTACTCGGAAACGGCAAGACATTTGTC GGGAAATCATTGAACGCTTTTGATTTAAAAGGAAAGAATTATCCTCTGTATGGAGGTTCTACTGATGGACCTCTGCTTAGAGGGAAAATCTTGGTGAGTGAAGATAAAGTTAGTTCAGAAATCGTTGTTGcaaacataaatgaaaattacCATGACTATGCCTACGTTAGCATTCTGCCCTCCTCTGCTCTGTCAAAAGATGACTTTGACTCTGTCATCTCTTACGTTAACTCCACGAA GTCCCCGCACGGGACTGTTCTAAAAAGTGAAGCAATCTTTAACCAGGCAGCTCCTAAAGTTGCTGGATTCTCTTCTCGCGGTCCAAACACTATTGCGGTTGATATACTTAAGGTATATAACATTTACATGCtcttgattcttttttattatcatttcttGACCTGA